One window of uncultured Trichococcus sp. genomic DNA carries:
- a CDS encoding PBP1A family penicillin-binding protein, which produces MKKDEKMQNKPFKEILKAAWSRFNEKRKNFWRKFRINKFIVLFLLIGTLIGSTYLVFLAKTANVENLKAGLEQTTVIYDRYGNEAGELYSQKGTFVTIDQISSNIQTAVVSTEDKRFYTHTGVDPIGIGRAAVGFVLNGGNIVGGGSTLTQQLAKNAYLTLDQTLIRKAKELFLAFEIENKYTKDEILEMYLNNAYFGSGVWGVEDASQKYFGKSASEVSLSEAAVLAGILKSPSYYNPIDDIEASTARRNTVLQLLADNAFIDQATADAAIAEDINVVDNYYADSGYNYPYYFDAVINEAVNTYGLDEEDLLNRGYKIYTGLDQDYQSQMDNSYAKAYLPTAEDGTLLQSASVALEPTTGDVLAVVGATNYEGFRTYNRATQMTMAPGSTIKPLSVYTPALEAGYEVDAEIMDDDSLTYGDDAYSVWNYDQNSLYDTLPMYQALAESKNTSAVWLLDKLGIQRGIAKLEDFGISIGEADENLGAIALGGMSTGVSPVQLASAYTTFVNEGVRTEARFITKIVDATGAVIVDNTNPETNRVTTAAVAEEMTSMLMGVYADGGTGASAQPSNGMVIAGKTGTTELDRETGYIKSQWMVGYTPDLVVATWLGYDETNEAHNLNNAGKTMANLYSAEMGALLSISPQTEFAVAAAEETYDSGILNGLKNGLDEFMNDMGSFGQSIGEGSQKLFDWANEAFGQ; this is translated from the coding sequence ATGAAGAAGGATGAAAAAATGCAAAATAAACCATTTAAAGAAATTCTGAAAGCCGCCTGGTCCCGTTTCAATGAGAAACGCAAAAACTTCTGGCGGAAGTTCCGGATCAACAAATTTATTGTCTTGTTCCTGTTGATCGGTACTTTGATCGGCAGCACCTATCTTGTCTTTTTGGCAAAGACGGCCAATGTCGAAAATCTGAAGGCCGGTCTGGAACAGACAACGGTCATCTACGATCGCTACGGCAATGAAGCCGGAGAACTCTATTCGCAGAAAGGGACGTTCGTGACGATTGACCAGATTTCTTCGAACATCCAGACTGCCGTTGTTTCGACGGAGGACAAGCGCTTCTACACGCATACCGGGGTTGACCCGATCGGAATCGGCCGCGCCGCTGTCGGTTTCGTGCTGAATGGTGGGAACATCGTCGGCGGGGGGTCGACGCTTACCCAACAGCTGGCCAAAAATGCCTACCTGACCTTGGATCAGACGCTGATCCGCAAAGCCAAGGAGCTGTTTTTGGCTTTCGAAATCGAAAACAAATACACGAAGGACGAAATCCTTGAGATGTACCTGAACAACGCCTATTTCGGTTCCGGGGTTTGGGGCGTCGAGGATGCTTCGCAGAAATACTTCGGAAAATCGGCGAGTGAAGTCAGCTTGTCGGAAGCGGCCGTTCTGGCCGGGATTTTGAAGTCGCCGAGCTACTACAACCCGATCGATGATATTGAAGCGAGTACTGCCAGAAGGAATACGGTACTGCAGCTGTTGGCGGACAATGCTTTTATCGATCAAGCCACCGCTGATGCCGCCATCGCTGAAGATATCAACGTGGTGGATAACTATTACGCCGACAGCGGGTATAACTATCCCTACTATTTCGATGCGGTCATCAACGAGGCCGTCAATACCTACGGCCTGGATGAAGAGGATCTACTGAACCGGGGCTACAAAATCTACACCGGCTTGGATCAGGATTATCAGTCCCAGATGGATAACTCCTATGCGAAAGCCTATCTGCCGACTGCGGAAGATGGTACTCTGCTTCAGAGTGCCTCTGTTGCTTTGGAACCTACAACAGGGGATGTGCTCGCGGTCGTCGGAGCAACAAATTATGAAGGTTTCCGGACCTATAACCGGGCGACCCAGATGACCATGGCACCGGGTTCGACAATCAAACCGTTGTCCGTCTATACGCCGGCTCTTGAGGCCGGATACGAAGTCGATGCGGAAATCATGGATGATGATTCCTTGACTTACGGCGATGACGCTTATTCCGTTTGGAACTATGACCAAAACAGCCTATATGACACTTTGCCGATGTACCAAGCGCTTGCCGAGAGCAAGAACACATCCGCAGTCTGGCTTTTGGATAAGCTGGGTATTCAAAGAGGAATTGCCAAGCTGGAGGATTTCGGCATCTCCATCGGCGAAGCGGATGAGAATCTTGGTGCGATTGCGCTCGGAGGGATGAGCACCGGCGTGTCACCAGTGCAGCTGGCCAGTGCCTATACGACTTTCGTGAACGAAGGGGTGCGCACGGAAGCGCGTTTCATCACGAAAATTGTGGATGCGACCGGAGCGGTGATCGTGGACAATACGAATCCGGAAACGAACCGTGTCACGACCGCGGCAGTCGCCGAGGAAATGACAAGCATGCTGATGGGTGTATACGCAGATGGCGGGACCGGTGCATCGGCGCAACCGTCGAACGGTATGGTGATCGCCGGCAAGACCGGTACGACGGAGCTTGACAGGGAAACCGGCTACATCAAGTCGCAATGGATGGTGGGGTATACACCCGATCTTGTTGTTGCCACTTGGTTGGGATATGACGAAACCAATGAAGCCCACAATCTGAACAATGCAGGCAAGACGATGGCGAATTTGTACAGTGCCGAGATGGGCGCGTTGCTGTCGATCAGCCCGCAGACAGAATTTGCGGTCGCTGCTGCCGAAGAAACTTATGACAGTGGTATTTTGAATGGCCTGAAAAATGGATTGGATGAGTTCATGAATGACATGGGTTCGTTCGGTCAAAGCATCGGCGAGGGTTCGCAAAAATTGTTCGACTGGGCCAACGAGGCTTTCGGGCAATAA